The Brachyhypopomus gauderio isolate BG-103 chromosome 2, BGAUD_0.2, whole genome shotgun sequence genome contains a region encoding:
- the mafa gene encoding transcription factor Maf, protein MASELAMSSSDLPTSPLAMEYVNDFDLMKFEVKKEPVEPDRSISQCSRLIAGGSLSSTPMSTPCSSVPPSPSFSAPSPGSGSEQKAHLEDFYWMTGYQQQLNQEALGFSPEDAVEALINSTHQLPTFDGYARGQQFASAAGAGGTMAGEEMGSAAAVVSAVIAAAAAQNGGPHHHHHHHHSTGHHQQAGVPTNGTSGANHQHLHLEDRFTDEQLVTMSVRELNRQLRGVSKEEVIRLKQKRRTLKNRGYAQSCRFKRVQQRHVLEGEKTQLMQQVDHLKQEISRLVRERDAYKEKYEKLISNGFRENGSSSDNNPSSPEFFMSSRKFLHL, encoded by the coding sequence ATGGCATCAGAACTGGCAATGAGCAGCTCCGACCTGCCCACCAGTCCCCTGGCCATGGAATATGTTAATGACTTCGATCTGATGAAGTTTGAAGTGAAAAAGGAGCCGGTGGAGCCCGATCGCAGCATCAGCCAGTGCAGCCGCCTGATCGCCGGGGGATCCTTGTCTTCCACCCCGATGAGCACGCCTTGCAGCTCGGTTCCCCCTTCTCCAAGCTTCTCGGCGCCCAGTCCGGGTTCCGGGAGCGAACAGAAGGCTCATTTGGAGGACTTTTACTGGATGACCGGTTACCAACAGCAGCTGAACCAGGAGGCTTTGGGTTTCAGCCCTGAAGACGCAGTCGAGGCGCTGATCAACAGCACTCACCAGCTTCCGACCTTCGATGGCTATGCTAGAGGGCAGCAGTTTGCGAGCGCAGCCGGGGCTGGAGGCACCATGGCCGGGGAAGAGATGGGATCAGCCGCCGCGGTGGTGTCCGCTGTCATCGCCGCGGCCGCAGCGCAGAACGGAGGTccgcaccaccatcaccaccaccaccacagcaccGGGCACCATCAACAAGCCGGCGTCCCAACCAACGGCACCTCCGGGGCGAACCACCAACATCTACACCTGGAGGACCGGTTCACAGACGAGCAGCTGGTGACCATGTCCGTGCGGGAGCTCAACCGGCAGCTACGGGGAGTCAGCAAGGAAGAAGTGATCCGGCTCAAACAGAAGAGGAGGACCCTCAAAAACAGAGGCTATGCCCAGTCCTGCCGCTTCAAGCGGGTCCAGCAGCGGCACGTCCTGGAGGGGGAGAAGACCCAGCTCATGCAGCAAGTGGATCACCTCAAGCAGGAGATCTCCAGGCTGGTCCGGGAGAGGGACGCCTACAAAGAAAAGTACGAGAAGCTCATCAGTAATGGCTTCAGAGAAAACGGATCCAGCAGTGACAACAATCCCTCTTCACCGGAGTTTTTCAT